The following proteins are encoded in a genomic region of Herminiimonas arsenicoxydans:
- a CDS encoding conserved hypothetical protein; putative exported protein (Evidence 4 : Homologs of previously reported genes of unknown function) produces the protein MQIRTFLFIIILGAIGALAALNWEVFNTPTALWLGVTTVQAPLGLVMLGFTALLTLFFLAVVIYLQSSVLLEARRHAKELQVHRERADQAEASRFIELRNLMEAEMQSVGQQNLELRGTLLDRMERLQSGIVLAIEESGNTVAAHIGELEDRLERGTNVGTSNRLA, from the coding sequence ATGCAAATCCGCACCTTTTTATTCATCATCATTCTGGGTGCGATAGGCGCTCTCGCAGCATTGAACTGGGAAGTGTTCAATACGCCGACGGCACTATGGCTGGGAGTGACGACCGTGCAGGCGCCGCTGGGGCTGGTCATGCTGGGATTCACTGCGCTATTGACGCTTTTTTTTCTTGCCGTGGTCATTTACCTGCAATCTTCAGTGTTGCTGGAGGCGCGTCGCCATGCCAAGGAATTGCAGGTCCATCGTGAACGGGCGGATCAGGCCGAGGCTTCGCGCTTCATTGAATTGCGCAACCTGATGGAAGCAGAAATGCAATCGGTTGGACAGCAAAATCTTGAGTTGCGCGGTACACTGCTGGACCGGATGGAACGGCTGCAGAGCGGCATCGTACTGGCGATAGAAGAATCCGGTAATACTGTCGCCGCTCATATTGGTGAACTGGAAGACAGGCTGGAGCGCGGTACCAATGTAGGGACGTCGAATCGGCTCGCATGA
- a CDS encoding putative TRAP-type uncharacterized transport system, periplasmic component (Evidence 3 : Function proposed based on presence of conserved amino acid motif, structural feature or limited homology; Product type pt : putative transporter) codes for MKKILKFTSFSLRDLFVTIGPLAILIAAACYFAYKLINPFPPSQVVFSTGQDSSAYAEFGKKYAKELSKFGITTILKSSQGSEENLRLLNDEDSDIDIAFVQSGSTQHADAERSGLISIGSLFYEPVWLFYRESAQLKNLTQLKKMKVNVGTDGSGVPKLFNAILEANDIDITRVKTSKLADTPATVELLAGRIDALVFSSAPDGLLIQMLLRTPGVKLFDFSQAEAYSRRFPYLSHVVLPRGIVDFSRDMPVKNYHLIAPTATLVAREDLHPALVDLIAQAAVSIHGGAGWFNKKGEFPNGSYTEIPVAPQAEKFYRDGAPLLQRYFPFWVANFVERMWIVIVALGALIIPLSRILPPLYVWKVRSRVYRWYGQLRSVEQTIEDVPPEKRAEVYPEQLRRLREIEERVNQISIPLSFADELYRLRSHINFVRKRIVWLGESQS; via the coding sequence ATGAAAAAAATTCTGAAATTCACCAGCTTTTCCCTGCGCGACCTATTCGTCACTATCGGACCGCTGGCGATTCTGATTGCTGCTGCATGCTATTTTGCTTACAAGCTGATCAATCCGTTTCCTCCGTCGCAAGTCGTTTTTTCGACCGGGCAGGATAGTAGCGCTTATGCAGAATTCGGCAAAAAATATGCGAAAGAACTCAGCAAGTTCGGGATTACGACAATACTCAAGTCATCGCAAGGTTCGGAGGAAAATTTACGTCTGTTGAACGATGAAGATTCGGATATCGATATCGCCTTCGTGCAAAGCGGTTCGACCCAGCATGCAGATGCTGAGCGTTCCGGTTTGATCTCGATCGGCAGTTTGTTTTATGAGCCGGTCTGGCTGTTTTATCGCGAGAGTGCGCAGCTGAAAAATCTGACGCAATTAAAGAAAATGAAGGTCAATGTCGGTACCGACGGTAGTGGAGTACCGAAGTTGTTTAACGCGATTCTTGAAGCGAATGATATTGACATCACCAGGGTAAAAACGAGCAAGCTGGCCGATACGCCGGCGACCGTTGAATTGCTGGCGGGACGTATTGATGCCTTGGTGTTCAGTTCCGCCCCGGATGGCTTGCTGATCCAGATGTTGTTGCGGACACCAGGGGTCAAATTGTTTGATTTTTCGCAGGCGGAAGCGTATTCGCGCCGTTTTCCTTATCTGTCGCACGTGGTGCTACCGCGTGGCATCGTCGATTTTTCGAGGGATATGCCAGTCAAGAATTATCACTTGATTGCACCGACAGCGACTTTGGTTGCACGCGAGGATTTGCATCCTGCTCTGGTGGATTTGATTGCGCAGGCAGCCGTCAGTATTCACGGCGGCGCTGGCTGGTTCAACAAGAAAGGTGAATTCCCGAACGGGAGCTACACGGAAATTCCGGTGGCGCCACAAGCCGAGAAGTTCTATCGCGATGGCGCACCGCTACTGCAGCGTTACTTTCCGTTCTGGGTGGCCAATTTTGTTGAGCGCATGTGGATCGTGATCGTCGCATTGGGCGCATTGATCATCCCCTTGTCACGTATTTTGCCGCCCTTGTATGTATGGAAGGTGCGTTCGCGCGTGTATCGCTGGTACGGGCAATTGCGCTCTGTAGAACAGACGATTGAAGACGTGCCGCCGGAAAAGCGTGCGGAGGTTTATCCTGAGCAGTTGCGACGCTTGCGTGAAATCGAAGAGAGGGTCAATCAGATTTCGATTCCGCTGTCGTTTGCCGATGAGTTATATCGCTTGCGCAGTCATATCAATTTTGTGCGCAAGCGTATCGTGTGGTTGGGCGAATCGCAATCCTAG
- a CDS encoding hypothetical protein; putative Flagellar basal body-associated fliL domain (Evidence 5 : No homology to any previously reported sequences) translates to MATAKPRQTDTSVIILASVLAVVLVGIVAGWLYISYLARPVASSSFASFGPVVVRSSEFSIKATIAVQTRNEDASWVKNHKKELDFALQAALGNVDAHRVRTPEGVTYVQEMLRDAANKALNTTNIQEVLLTDFIVQGQ, encoded by the coding sequence ATGGCAACAGCCAAACCCAGACAAACCGACACAAGCGTTATTATTCTTGCTAGCGTCTTGGCTGTCGTATTGGTCGGTATTGTGGCCGGATGGCTTTATATTTCCTACCTCGCACGCCCGGTAGCATCCTCCTCCTTTGCAAGCTTTGGTCCTGTGGTGGTGCGCAGCTCGGAATTTTCGATCAAGGCGACTATTGCGGTACAAACGCGAAATGAAGACGCCAGCTGGGTAAAAAACCATAAAAAGGAACTGGATTTTGCATTGCAGGCTGCCTTGGGCAATGTTGATGCGCATCGTGTACGGACTCCGGAGGGCGTGACATATGTACAGGAAATGTTGCGAGATGCTGCAAATAAAGCGCTTAATACCACCAATATCCAGGAAGTTCTGCTGACCGACTTTATTGTGCAGGGACAGTGA
- a CDS encoding conserved hypothetical protein (Evidence 4 : Homologs of previously reported genes of unknown function) — translation MKRQLAILLLSVTVLPAYSQGEVYLCVDSNGNREYKNTGSVARCKKVDLPGVSTIPSAPKKPVVQTASAKPADFPRVDNTVQKARDSDRRQILQDEMRTEEQKLAEIRREYNNGEPERRGDERNYAKYQERTAALKDDLARTEKNVEALKRELGNLK, via the coding sequence ATGAAACGTCAACTCGCTATTTTGCTGCTTTCTGTCACCGTGCTCCCGGCTTATTCACAGGGTGAGGTTTACCTGTGCGTCGATAGCAATGGCAATCGTGAATACAAGAATACCGGTTCGGTTGCGCGCTGCAAGAAAGTCGATTTGCCCGGCGTATCGACGATTCCCTCTGCGCCTAAAAAACCGGTAGTCCAAACCGCATCGGCCAAACCGGCTGATTTCCCGCGCGTCGATAACACTGTCCAGAAAGCGCGCGATAGCGATCGCAGGCAGATTCTGCAGGATGAAATGAGAACCGAGGAACAAAAACTGGCCGAGATTCGCCGTGAATACAATAATGGTGAACCGGAGCGTCGCGGCGACGAGCGCAATTATGCAAAATATCAGGAACGCACGGCAGCGCTGAAAGACGACCTCGCACGTACGGAAAAAAACGTCGAGGCATTGAAGCGCGAACTCGGCAATCTGAAATAG
- a CDS encoding putative rhodanese-like protein (Evidence 3 : Function proposed based on presence of conserved amino acid motif, structural feature or limited homology; Product type pe : putative enzyme) — MTISADILASARERAHAHALPYAGALTPQEAYALLQNDANVKLVDVRTNAERDWIGRPAIAPEQHLAVQWNLYPGGAQNADFLSQLSQVAGKDSVLLFLCRGAVRSKHAAKVATENGYAHSYDILEGFEGEKDADGHRKNVNGWCHAGLPWTGA, encoded by the coding sequence ATGACCATCTCTGCCGATATTCTCGCCTCTGCACGCGAACGTGCCCATGCCCATGCGCTGCCTTATGCTGGCGCGCTGACACCACAGGAGGCATATGCGCTGCTGCAAAACGATGCCAATGTCAAGCTGGTCGATGTGCGCACCAACGCAGAACGCGACTGGATAGGTCGTCCCGCCATCGCGCCGGAACAGCATCTGGCGGTGCAATGGAATCTGTATCCAGGCGGCGCGCAGAATGCCGATTTTCTGTCGCAACTATCGCAGGTTGCCGGCAAGGATAGCGTGCTGCTTTTCCTGTGCCGTGGCGCCGTGCGTTCCAAACATGCGGCAAAAGTAGCGACGGAAAACGGCTATGCGCATTCCTACGATATTCTGGAGGGATTCGAGGGTGAAAAAGACGCCGACGGCCATCGTAAGAACGTCAACGGCTGGTGTCATGCCGGCTTGCCATGGACCGGCGCCTAG
- the prfC gene encoding peptide chain release factor 3 (RF-3) (Evidence 2a : Function of homologous gene experimentally demonstrated in an other organism; PubMedId : 94286525, 94286535, 7737996, 8016068, 8016077, 8575429; Product type f : factor), giving the protein MSATPESPTSDDSASTDSAIASESAAEARAVSAELIASEVARRRTFGIISHPDAGKTTLTEKLLLFSGAIQLAGTVKGRKSARHATSDWMDIEKQRGISVASSVMQFEYRDHVVNLLDTPGHQDFSEDTYRVLTAVDSALMVIDAAKGVETQTIKLLNVCRMRNTPIITFMNKLDRETRDPLELLDELESVLKIECAPVTWPIGMGKNFRGVYHLLRDEIMLFAPGSEKADQTFEVVKGIDNPRLAEMFPQEIEQLKMEVELVHGASHPFDLDAFLNGTRTPVFFGSAINNFGVREILNALLDWAQPPRERDATVRSVKPIELPFSGFVFKIQANMDPAHRDRIAFLRVCSGRFERGMKVKHLRLNREIKVSSVVTFMASSREQVEEAYAGDIIGLPNHGNMQIGDSFSEGELLQFTGIPYFAPDFFRAVRIRNPLKIKQLHKGLQQLGEEGAIQVFKPVNSSDLILGGVGVLQFEVVASRLLNEYGVDAVFEGTSISSARWITCDDKKMLADFERSSAGHNLSHDAAGNLAYLASSGVNLRLTQERWPGVTFHETREHAAKLA; this is encoded by the coding sequence ATGTCCGCCACGCCCGAATCTCCAACGTCCGATGATAGCGCCAGCACCGATTCCGCCATTGCGTCCGAATCCGCTGCTGAAGCGCGCGCCGTTTCCGCTGAACTGATTGCCAGCGAAGTTGCACGTCGTCGCACCTTCGGTATTATTTCTCACCCGGATGCGGGTAAAACCACACTGACTGAAAAGCTGTTGCTGTTCTCCGGCGCGATTCAGCTCGCGGGTACCGTCAAGGGGCGCAAGAGCGCTCGTCATGCGACTTCCGACTGGATGGATATCGAAAAGCAGCGCGGCATTTCCGTCGCCAGTTCGGTCATGCAGTTTGAATATCGCGATCACGTCGTCAATCTGCTCGATACGCCGGGTCACCAGGATTTTTCCGAAGATACCTATCGCGTGCTGACTGCAGTCGATTCCGCCTTGATGGTGATTGATGCCGCCAAGGGTGTCGAGACGCAGACGATCAAGCTGCTCAATGTCTGTCGCATGCGTAACACGCCCATCATCACGTTCATGAACAAGCTGGATCGGGAAACACGCGATCCGCTGGAACTGTTGGACGAGCTGGAATCCGTGCTGAAGATCGAATGCGCACCGGTGACCTGGCCGATCGGCATGGGCAAGAATTTCCGCGGCGTGTATCACTTGCTGCGCGATGAAATCATGTTGTTTGCGCCGGGTAGCGAGAAGGCGGACCAGACGTTTGAAGTTGTCAAAGGCATCGACAATCCGCGCCTGGCCGAAATGTTCCCGCAAGAGATCGAGCAGCTGAAAATGGAAGTGGAACTGGTGCATGGCGCCTCCCATCCATTCGATCTCGATGCCTTCCTGAATGGCACGCGTACGCCGGTATTCTTCGGTTCGGCAATCAATAACTTCGGTGTGCGCGAAATCCTGAATGCCTTGCTCGACTGGGCGCAACCGCCACGCGAACGCGATGCGACAGTACGTTCCGTCAAGCCGATTGAATTGCCATTCTCCGGTTTCGTCTTCAAGATCCAGGCGAATATGGACCCCGCACATCGCGATCGCATCGCCTTCCTGCGTGTGTGTTCCGGTCGCTTCGAGCGCGGCATGAAGGTTAAGCATCTGCGCCTGAATCGCGAGATCAAGGTGTCGAGTGTGGTGACCTTCATGGCGTCGAGTCGCGAACAGGTTGAGGAAGCATACGCCGGCGACATCATCGGCTTGCCGAATCACGGCAACATGCAGATCGGCGACAGTTTTTCTGAAGGCGAGCTGCTGCAGTTCACCGGCATACCATATTTTGCGCCGGACTTCTTCCGTGCAGTGCGGATTCGCAATCCACTGAAGATCAAGCAATTGCACAAGGGTTTGCAGCAGTTGGGCGAAGAGGGTGCGATTCAGGTATTCAAGCCGGTTAACAGCAGCGATCTGATTCTGGGTGGCGTCGGCGTGTTGCAGTTTGAAGTAGTCGCCAGTCGTTTGCTGAATGAGTATGGCGTCGATGCCGTATTTGAAGGCACCAGCATCAGCAGCGCGCGCTGGATTACCTGTGACGACAAGAAGATGCTGGCTGATTTTGAACGCTCTTCAGCGGGTCATAATCTGTCGCATGATGCAGCCGGCAATCTGGCTTACCTCGCAAGCTCGGGTGTCAACTTGCGTTTGACGCAAGAGCGCTGGCCAGGTGTGACTTTCCACGAAACACGTGAACATGCCGCCAAGCTCGCTTAA
- a CDS encoding Hypothetical protein (Evidence 5 : No homology to any previously reported sequences) gives MQMGYEPCVYLTACDLNSCEMIADSMPPSSGISCVRTSLERLAFYWDNRMATASHLIKSKQKISLKKCIFYKLH, from the coding sequence ATGCAAATGGGTTATGAGCCGTGCGTGTACCTGACAGCATGCGACTTGAACTCGTGCGAAATGATAGCAGATTCCATGCCACCATCTTCAGGAATAAGCTGCGTGCGCACCTCGCTGGAGCGCCTTGCATTTTATTGGGATAACCGCATGGCGACTGCTTCACACCTGATTAAATCAAAACAAAAAATATCCCTAAAAAAGTGCATTTTCTACAAATTGCATTAA
- a CDS encoding putative Fe-S protein (Evidence 3 : Function proposed based on presence of conserved amino acid motif, structural feature or limited homology), whose product MSNTDNFPKQGRDVLRPDSPCAGYCSTSHGDEICKGCGRTFDEVINWIIYDDAEKAAIWARLEAAGLIKR is encoded by the coding sequence ATGAGTAACACAGACAATTTTCCCAAGCAGGGCCGCGATGTACTTCGGCCCGACTCGCCTTGCGCCGGTTATTGCTCGACCTCGCATGGCGATGAAATCTGCAAGGGTTGCGGCCGGACGTTCGACGAAGTGATCAACTGGATCATTTACGATGATGCGGAAAAAGCTGCGATCTGGGCCAGGCTGGAAGCGGCTGGCTTGATAAAACGTTAA
- the glnA gene encoding glutamine synthetase (Glutamate--ammonia ligase) (Evidence 2a : Function of homologous gene experimentally demonstrated in an other organism; PubMedId : 1969923; Product type e : enzyme) codes for MTAAEVLKMVKDNEVKFVDFRFADTRGKEQHVTVPVSHFDMDKFESGHAFDGSSIAGWKGIESSDMLLMPDPNTANIDPFFEETTLFMQCDVIEPSDGKGYDRDPRSIAKRAEAYLKSSGMGDTAYFGPEPEFFIFDSIRWKIGMDGCFVKIESEEASWSTGEKFEGGNTGHRPTVKGGYFPVPPVDSFQDMRSEMCLILESLGIPVEVHHHEVAGAGQNEIGSKFSTLVERADWTQNMKYVIWNVAHTYGKTATFMPKPIVGDNGSGMHVHQSVWKDGKNLFAGDGYAGLSDFALYYIGGIIKHAKALNAITNPGTNSYKRLVPGFEAPVKLAYSARNRSASIRIPHVSNPKGRRVEARFPDPLANPYLCFSALLMAGLDGVQNKIHPGEAASKDLYHLPPEEDALIPTVCASLEEALDALNKDREFLTRGGVFSDAMIDAYIELKMQEVQRFRMTAHPVEYDMYYSL; via the coding sequence ATGACGGCAGCAGAGGTCTTGAAGATGGTGAAAGACAACGAAGTTAAATTCGTTGATTTTCGCTTTGCTGACACACGTGGCAAAGAACAGCACGTCACTGTGCCAGTTTCGCATTTCGATATGGATAAATTCGAGTCCGGTCATGCGTTTGATGGTTCCTCCATCGCAGGCTGGAAAGGTATCGAATCGTCGGACATGTTGTTGATGCCGGATCCAAACACCGCCAATATCGATCCATTCTTTGAAGAAACCACATTGTTCATGCAATGTGACGTGATCGAGCCGTCGGACGGCAAAGGTTACGACCGTGATCCGCGTTCGATCGCCAAGCGCGCAGAAGCGTATTTGAAATCGTCCGGCATGGGCGACACTGCTTACTTCGGACCAGAACCGGAATTTTTCATTTTCGACAGCATCCGCTGGAAAATCGGCATGGATGGCTGCTTTGTCAAGATCGAATCGGAAGAAGCATCGTGGAGCACCGGCGAGAAATTCGAAGGCGGCAACACAGGTCACCGTCCTACAGTGAAAGGCGGCTACTTCCCGGTGCCGCCAGTCGACAGCTTTCAGGACATGCGTTCGGAAATGTGCCTGATTCTGGAATCGCTCGGCATTCCGGTTGAAGTGCATCACCACGAAGTGGCAGGCGCTGGTCAAAATGAAATCGGCAGCAAGTTCTCGACCCTGGTGGAGCGCGCTGACTGGACCCAGAACATGAAATACGTGATCTGGAACGTGGCGCACACCTACGGAAAAACCGCGACCTTCATGCCGAAACCTATCGTTGGCGACAACGGTTCGGGCATGCACGTGCATCAATCGGTATGGAAAGACGGCAAAAACCTGTTCGCAGGCGACGGCTATGCAGGCCTGTCCGATTTCGCGCTGTACTACATCGGCGGCATCATCAAGCATGCCAAGGCATTGAACGCGATCACCAACCCGGGTACCAACTCGTACAAACGTCTGGTTCCAGGCTTTGAAGCACCGGTCAAACTGGCATACTCGGCACGTAACCGTTCGGCTTCGATCCGTATCCCGCACGTATCGAATCCTAAAGGTCGCCGCGTTGAAGCGCGTTTCCCGGATCCGCTGGCTAACCCATACCTGTGCTTCTCGGCTTTGCTGATGGCAGGTCTGGACGGCGTACAGAACAAGATCCATCCAGGCGAAGCCGCCTCGAAAGATCTGTACCATTTGCCACCGGAAGAAGATGCGTTGATCCCAACCGTGTGCGCTTCGCTGGAAGAAGCACTGGATGCATTGAACAAGGATCGTGAATTCCTGACCCGCGGTGGCGTGTTCAGCGATGCAATGATCGATGCATACATTGAACTGAAAATGCAGGAAGTGCAGCGTTTCCGCATGACAGCTCATCCGGTCGAATACGATATGTACTATTCGCTGTAA
- a CDS encoding Hypothetical protein (Evidence 5 : No homology to any previously reported sequences), with protein MDIVKRRFLSGLVPKSLKAAMVQLCFAYCYVDGTKRMQFLIKNFQMHQFNAICRKCTFLGIFFVLI; from the coding sequence ATGGACATAGTCAAACGCCGATTTCTGTCTGGACTTGTGCCTAAGTCCTTGAAGGCAGCGATGGTGCAGTTATGTTTTGCCTACTGCTATGTTGATGGCACTAAAAGAATGCAATTTTTAATTAAAAATTTCCAAATGCACCAATTTAATGCAATTTGTAGAAAATGCACTTTTTTAGGGATATTTTTTGTTTTGATTTAA
- the glnL gene encoding Nitrogen regulation protein NR(II) (Evidence 2a : Function of homologous gene experimentally demonstrated in an other organism; PubMedId : 11064198; Product type r : regulator): protein MKKPSISFGGLDLLASAVLVLRSDGYIAYANPAAENLLENSNKVLATHRLNELFLNADELDVVFQQAVEHQFADKRQDLTLERMGREPLQVHMVVTALDNPDLPVLMELRENVQQLKLDREERLIDQSQANKELIRNLAHEIKNPLGGIRGAAQLLELELPERHVKELREYTQVIIKEADRLQTLVDRLLAPHRSLHIVGDVNIHEVCERVRSLIVAEFPSGLKIRRDYDLSIPEFRGDKEQLIQAVLNIAHNAAQVLSSHIKSGDAEIVLRTRIARNVTLAKVRYRLALDLHIIDNGPGIPPDIQDRIFYPLVSGRDGGSGLGLTLAQTFVQQHMGLIECESRPGCTDFRILIPLP from the coding sequence GTGAAAAAACCTTCAATTTCTTTCGGTGGTCTTGATCTGCTGGCCTCCGCCGTGCTGGTGCTGCGCTCCGACGGTTATATCGCCTATGCGAATCCGGCAGCAGAAAATCTGCTGGAAAATTCAAACAAGGTTCTGGCGACGCACCGGCTCAATGAACTCTTTCTCAATGCAGATGAACTGGACGTAGTATTCCAGCAGGCCGTAGAACATCAGTTCGCCGACAAGCGGCAGGACTTGACGCTGGAGCGCATGGGGCGCGAGCCGCTGCAGGTGCACATGGTCGTGACTGCGCTAGATAATCCGGACTTGCCGGTGCTGATGGAGTTGCGCGAAAACGTGCAGCAATTGAAGCTGGATCGCGAAGAGCGCCTGATCGATCAAAGCCAGGCCAACAAGGAGTTGATCCGCAATCTGGCACATGAGATCAAGAATCCTCTGGGCGGCATACGCGGCGCCGCACAATTGCTCGAACTTGAGTTGCCCGAGCGGCATGTGAAAGAGCTGCGCGAATATACGCAAGTCATCATCAAGGAGGCGGATCGCCTGCAAACGCTGGTGGATCGCCTGCTGGCGCCGCATCGCAGCCTGCATATTGTCGGCGATGTGAATATTCATGAAGTATGCGAACGCGTGCGCAGCCTGATCGTGGCCGAATTCCCGAGCGGATTGAAGATCAGGCGTGATTACGATTTGTCGATACCCGAATTCCGCGGCGACAAGGAGCAACTGATACAAGCGGTATTGAACATTGCGCACAATGCTGCACAAGTACTGTCCTCGCACATCAAAAGCGGCGATGCGGAGATTGTTTTGCGTACGCGGATTGCACGAAATGTGACGCTGGCCAAGGTACGCTACCGGCTGGCATTAGACTTGCATATTATCGATAACGGTCCGGGCATTCCGCCTGACATCCAGGATCGCATCTTCTATCCTTTGGTATCGGGTCGGGACGGCGGTAGTGGGTTGGGACTGACGCTGGCGCAGACATTTGTGCAGCAACACATGGGCTTGATCGAATGCGAGAGCCGCCCTGGGTGTACGGATTTCAGAATTCTGATTCCATTGCCGTGA